Proteins encoded in a region of the Vicia villosa cultivar HV-30 ecotype Madison, WI linkage group LG5, Vvil1.0, whole genome shotgun sequence genome:
- the LOC131601103 gene encoding DNA-directed RNA polymerase I subunit 2 isoform X1, which yields MATPKPGSPDDLNLDELRELFNPHIESFDHLIDAGLQTIFRSISLKAFSVTHPSTSKKLIITFENPVLHPPQKPGMSSSSRQALYPFECRQAKLTYSGRLTATVCLQYEGSHAIVRDSFMFGQFPIMLKSKRCNLRGASPRKLVSLKEEASEMGGYFIVNGLERYIRPIILPKRNYPMSTVRSSFSEKREGYTDKAVVIRCVRADQTSLTVKLYYLRNGSARLGFWIQGREYMLPVGILLKALIDTTDREIYVNLTSCYNKKYEKGKGAVGTQLVGERAKIILDEVRDLSLFTRLQCLQYLGEHFQPIFPELRNESHYTVANAVLKDFILVHLDDNFDKFNLLIFMLQKLFSLIDQTSVPDNPDSLQNQEVLLPGHLISLYLKAKLEEWLEKGKTMLLDEIDKKGEKFNFEDFIQVKRVLAKNHASAVGKAIESMLTSGRLATQSSLDLPQVSGYTLQAERLNYLRFLSHFRAVHRGALFAGLRTTTVRKLLPESWGFLCPVHTPDGGPCGLLNHMTRTCRITSFYDSKGNIKDYFKIKLSILNILIDIGMTQALPKIFLPGPPEVLTVLLDGCIVGFIPSAEVEKVVAHIRKLKVSSAAVIPNDLEVGYVPLSMGGAYPGLYLFTSPARFVRPVRNISIPSNGNENIELIGPFEQVYMEIRCPDGGDGGRKSPFPATHEEIHPTGMLSVVANLTPWSDHNQSPRNMYQCQMAKQTMAFSSQTIQHRADQKLYHLQTPQSPLVRTSAYTEYNIDEYPSGTNAIVAVLAYTGYDMEDAMILNKSSVERGMFHGQIYQTETIDLAGQGPVAERSSRVFRKSNLEKTSCPSIGSDGLPHVGQMIHPDEPYCSSYNEVTNKTFVFKKKGTEPAYIDYVAVDTKNKKHIRKANIRFRYPRNPVIGDKFSSRHGQKGVCSQLWPDIDMPFSGNTGMRPDLIINPHAFPSRMTIAMLLESVAAKGGSLHGKFKDATPFRSSVESGSKSASVVDELGDMLKEKGFNYHGCEVLYSGVYGTELTCEIFIGPVYYQRLRHMVSDKYQVRSTGTVDQVTRQPIKGRKRGGGIRFGEMERDSLLAHGAAYLLHDRLHTGSDYHIADVCSICGSMLSTTFIQAQKPTVREIGGLPPRRAPSKVTCHACQTSKGMETVAMPYIFRYLAAELAAMNIKMTLKLNHGANHSDTSV from the exons ATGGCGACTCCAAAACCGGGTTCACCCGACGACTTGAACTTGGACGAACTGCGAGAGCTTTTCAACCCTCACATAGAGTCCTTTGACCATTTGATTGATGCTGGCTTACAAACCATTTTCAGAAGCATCAGTCTCAAAGCTTTCTCGGTCACTCATCCTTCAACATCAAAAAAGCTTATCA TTACGTTTGAAAATCCGGTTCTTCATCCGCCTCAGAAGCCTGGAATGTCGAGTTCATCACGGCAGGCGTTGTATCCGTTTGAG TGCAGACAGGCAAAACTCACATATTCAGGGCGGTTAACGGCAACTGTCTGTCTTCAATATGAGGGCAGTCATGCTATTGTACGAGACAGTTTTATGTTTGGCCAGTTTCCCATAATGCTAAAG TCTAAGCGATGCAACTTGAGAGGTGCTTCTCCCCGGAAACTTGTGTCCTTGAAGGAAGAGGCATCCGAAATGGGCGG TTACTTCATCGTGAATGGCCTTGAGAGATATATTCGACCTATAATTTTGCCAAAACGAAATTAT CCGATGAGCACGGTACGAAGTTCATTTAGTGAAAAGCGGGAAGGATATACTGATAAAGCAGTTGTAATAAG GTGTGTAAGAGCTGATCAAACCTCGTTAACAGTTAAATTATATTACCTTCGTAATGGGAGTGCAAGGCTTGGTTTCTG GATACAAGGAAGAGAATACATGCTTCCAGTGGGTATTCTTTTGAAG GCCCTCATTGACACCACTGACCGAGAAATTTATGTAAATTTGACAAGCTGTTATAATAAAAAGTATGAAAAGGGAAAGGGTGCTGTTGGAACCCAGCTTGTTGGTGAAAGGGCAAAAATTATCCTAGATGAAGTTCGTGATTTGTCTCTTTTCACTCGTCTTCAATGTCTACAATATCTTG GAGAGCATTTCCAACCTATTTTCCCCGAACTCAGAAATGAAAGCCATTATACT GTTGCTAATGCTGTTCTGAAGGACTTCATACTTGTGCATCTGGATGACAATTTTGACAAGTTCAATCTGCTCAT CTTCATGTTGCAGAAACTTTTTTCACTTATAGATCAGACATCGGTGCCAGATAACCCTGATAGCTTGCAAAATCAGGAGGTTTTACTCCCAGGCCATTTGATTTCACTTTATCTTAAG GCAAAACTAGAAGAGTGGCTGGAGAAGGGAAAAACGATGCTTCTGGACGAGATTGATAAAAAAGGAGAGAAATTCAATTTCGAGGACT TTATACAAGTTAAGAGAGTTTTGGCAAAAAATCATGCAAGTGCAGTCGGCAAAGCCATTGAAAGTATGTTGACATCCGGAAGATTGGCAACACAATCATCTCTGGATCTGCCTCAG GTGTCAGGCTATACACTCCAGGCTGAACGGTTAAACTATTTGCGATTTCTCTCACATTTTCGTGCTGTCCATCGAGGAGCCTTGTTTGCCGGACTTCGTACTACAACTGTGCGGAAGCTATTACCCGA ATCTTGGGGTTTTCTTTGCCCTGTACACACACCTGATGGGGGGCCCTGTGGATTGCTGAATCATATGACTCGCACTTGTA GGATTACATCATTCTATGATTCTAAAGGAAATATAaaagattattttaaaattaaattgtctATCCTCAACATTTTAATTGACATTGGAATGACACAAGCATTGCCAAAGATATTTCTACCTGGCCCACCTGAAGTTCTTACTGTTCTTCTAGATGGTTGTATTGTTGGTTTTATCCCTTCCGCTGAGGTTGAGAAAGTTGTTGCTCACATTCGTAAACTGAAAGTGTCATCTGCTGCAGTG ATTCCAAATGATCTGGAAGTGGGATATGTTCCTTTGAGCATGGGTGGAGCATATCCTGGTCTCTACCTCTTCACATCCCCCGCAAGATTTGTTCGCCCAGTGAGAAATATATCAATTCCTTCCAATGGAAATGAAAATATTGAACTTATTGGTCCATTTGAACAG GTTTATATGGAGATACGATGTCCTGACGGTGGAGATGGTGGAAGAAAAAGTCCATTTCCTGCAACTCACGAAGAAATCCATCCAACAGGAATGTTAAGTGTAGTTGCTAATCTTACACCTTGGTCAGATCATAATCAGAGCCCACGAAATATGTATCAGTGTCAG ATGGCAAAGCAAACGATGgcattttcttcacaaacaattCAACATCGTGCAGATCAAAAGTTGTACCATCTTCAG ACTCCTCAGTCTCCCCTCGTTCGCACAAGTGCATATACTGAATACAATATTGATGAATATCCATCAGGCACAAATGCTATAGTTGCAGTTCTGGCATATACAGG ATACGATATGGAGGATGCCATGATTCTAAACAAGTCATCTGTGGAACGTGGAATGTTTCATGGACAAATATATCAG ACAGAAACTATTGACTTGGCAGGACAAGGCCCTGTGGCAGAACGATCTTCAAGAGTATTCAGAAAAAGTAACCTAGAAAAAACATCTTGTCCCTCGATTGGTTCAGATGGACTTCCACATGTTGGTCAG ATGATTCACCCAGATGAGCCCTATTGTAGTAGTTACAATGAAGTAACAAATAAAACATTTGTCTTCAAAAAAAAGGGTACTGAACCTGCTTACATTGACTATGTCGCTGTTGACACGAAAAATAAGAAGCATATAAGGAAG GCTAACATACGTTTTCGATATCCTCGAAACCCTGTTATTGGCGACAAATTTAGCAGTAGACATGGGCAGAAAGGTGTTTGCTCTCAGTTGTGGCCAGACATTGACATGCCATTTTCTGGAAATACAGGAATGCGCCCAGATCTCATTATAAATCCTCATGCATTTCCTTCTAGAATGACAATTGCTATGCTTTTGGAATCTGTTGCGGCTAAG GGAGGAAGTTTACATGGAAAATTTAAAGATGCAACTCCATTTCGTAGTTCAGTGGAGTCTGGATCCAAGTCTGCTTCAGTTGTCGATGAGCTTGGTGATATGTTAAAAGAGAAGGGATTTAATTACCATGGATGTGAGGTTCTGTACAGTGGGGTCTATGGAACAGAACTGACGTGTGAAATATTTATTGGGCCTGTTTATTATCAACGGCTCCGTCACATGGTTTCAGATAAATACCAA GTTCGATCAACCGGCACTGTCGACCAGGTCACCCGACAGCCAATAAAAGGACGAAAGCGTGGTGGAGGGATACGATTTGGAGAAATGGAACGCGATTCTCTACTAGCACACGGGGCTGCATATCTTCTTCATGATAGGCTGCACACTGGTTCCGATTATCACATTGCTGACGTGTGTTCCATTTGTGGGAGCATGCTCTCGACAACATTTATCCAGGCTCAAAAACCGACAGTGCGGGAGATTGGTGGGCTACCACCGCGAAGAGCTCCGAGTAAGGTCACTTGCCATGCTTGTCAAACCAGTAAAGGCATGGAGACAGTCGCCATGCCTTATATATTTAGATATTTAGCAGCAGAGTTAGCAGCAATGAACATTAAAATGACTCTGAAGCTTAATCATGGCGCTAACCACTCTGATACAAGTGTTTAA
- the LOC131601103 gene encoding DNA-directed RNA polymerase I subunit 2 isoform X2 — protein MLAYKPFSEASVSKLSRSLILQHQKSLSLRLKIRFFIRLRSLECRVHHGRRCIRLRQAKLTYSGRLTATVCLQYEGSHAIVRDSFMFGQFPIMLKSKRCNLRGASPRKLVSLKEEASEMGGYFIVNGLERYIRPIILPKRNYPMSTVRSSFSEKREGYTDKAVVIRCVRADQTSLTVKLYYLRNGSARLGFWIQGREYMLPVGILLKALIDTTDREIYVNLTSCYNKKYEKGKGAVGTQLVGERAKIILDEVRDLSLFTRLQCLQYLGEHFQPIFPELRNESHYTVANAVLKDFILVHLDDNFDKFNLLIFMLQKLFSLIDQTSVPDNPDSLQNQEVLLPGHLISLYLKAKLEEWLEKGKTMLLDEIDKKGEKFNFEDFIQVKRVLAKNHASAVGKAIESMLTSGRLATQSSLDLPQVSGYTLQAERLNYLRFLSHFRAVHRGALFAGLRTTTVRKLLPESWGFLCPVHTPDGGPCGLLNHMTRTCRITSFYDSKGNIKDYFKIKLSILNILIDIGMTQALPKIFLPGPPEVLTVLLDGCIVGFIPSAEVEKVVAHIRKLKVSSAAVIPNDLEVGYVPLSMGGAYPGLYLFTSPARFVRPVRNISIPSNGNENIELIGPFEQVYMEIRCPDGGDGGRKSPFPATHEEIHPTGMLSVVANLTPWSDHNQSPRNMYQCQMAKQTMAFSSQTIQHRADQKLYHLQTPQSPLVRTSAYTEYNIDEYPSGTNAIVAVLAYTGYDMEDAMILNKSSVERGMFHGQIYQTETIDLAGQGPVAERSSRVFRKSNLEKTSCPSIGSDGLPHVGQMIHPDEPYCSSYNEVTNKTFVFKKKGTEPAYIDYVAVDTKNKKHIRKANIRFRYPRNPVIGDKFSSRHGQKGVCSQLWPDIDMPFSGNTGMRPDLIINPHAFPSRMTIAMLLESVAAKGGSLHGKFKDATPFRSSVESGSKSASVVDELGDMLKEKGFNYHGCEVLYSGVYGTELTCEIFIGPVYYQRLRHMVSDKYQVRSTGTVDQVTRQPIKGRKRGGGIRFGEMERDSLLAHGAAYLLHDRLHTGSDYHIADVCSICGSMLSTTFIQAQKPTVREIGGLPPRRAPSKVTCHACQTSKGMETVAMPYIFRYLAAELAAMNIKMTLKLNHGANHSDTSV, from the exons ATGCTGGCTTACAAACCATTTTCAGAAGCATCAGTCTCAAAGCTTTCTCGGTCACTCATCCTTCAACATCAAAAAAGCTTATCA TTACGTTTGAAAATCCGGTTCTTCATCCGCCTCAGAAGCCTGGAATGTCGAGTTCATCACGGCAGGCGTTGTATCCGTTTGAGGCAA GCAAAACTCACATATTCAGGGCGGTTAACGGCAACTGTCTGTCTTCAATATGAGGGCAGTCATGCTATTGTACGAGACAGTTTTATGTTTGGCCAGTTTCCCATAATGCTAAAG TCTAAGCGATGCAACTTGAGAGGTGCTTCTCCCCGGAAACTTGTGTCCTTGAAGGAAGAGGCATCCGAAATGGGCGG TTACTTCATCGTGAATGGCCTTGAGAGATATATTCGACCTATAATTTTGCCAAAACGAAATTAT CCGATGAGCACGGTACGAAGTTCATTTAGTGAAAAGCGGGAAGGATATACTGATAAAGCAGTTGTAATAAG GTGTGTAAGAGCTGATCAAACCTCGTTAACAGTTAAATTATATTACCTTCGTAATGGGAGTGCAAGGCTTGGTTTCTG GATACAAGGAAGAGAATACATGCTTCCAGTGGGTATTCTTTTGAAG GCCCTCATTGACACCACTGACCGAGAAATTTATGTAAATTTGACAAGCTGTTATAATAAAAAGTATGAAAAGGGAAAGGGTGCTGTTGGAACCCAGCTTGTTGGTGAAAGGGCAAAAATTATCCTAGATGAAGTTCGTGATTTGTCTCTTTTCACTCGTCTTCAATGTCTACAATATCTTG GAGAGCATTTCCAACCTATTTTCCCCGAACTCAGAAATGAAAGCCATTATACT GTTGCTAATGCTGTTCTGAAGGACTTCATACTTGTGCATCTGGATGACAATTTTGACAAGTTCAATCTGCTCAT CTTCATGTTGCAGAAACTTTTTTCACTTATAGATCAGACATCGGTGCCAGATAACCCTGATAGCTTGCAAAATCAGGAGGTTTTACTCCCAGGCCATTTGATTTCACTTTATCTTAAG GCAAAACTAGAAGAGTGGCTGGAGAAGGGAAAAACGATGCTTCTGGACGAGATTGATAAAAAAGGAGAGAAATTCAATTTCGAGGACT TTATACAAGTTAAGAGAGTTTTGGCAAAAAATCATGCAAGTGCAGTCGGCAAAGCCATTGAAAGTATGTTGACATCCGGAAGATTGGCAACACAATCATCTCTGGATCTGCCTCAG GTGTCAGGCTATACACTCCAGGCTGAACGGTTAAACTATTTGCGATTTCTCTCACATTTTCGTGCTGTCCATCGAGGAGCCTTGTTTGCCGGACTTCGTACTACAACTGTGCGGAAGCTATTACCCGA ATCTTGGGGTTTTCTTTGCCCTGTACACACACCTGATGGGGGGCCCTGTGGATTGCTGAATCATATGACTCGCACTTGTA GGATTACATCATTCTATGATTCTAAAGGAAATATAaaagattattttaaaattaaattgtctATCCTCAACATTTTAATTGACATTGGAATGACACAAGCATTGCCAAAGATATTTCTACCTGGCCCACCTGAAGTTCTTACTGTTCTTCTAGATGGTTGTATTGTTGGTTTTATCCCTTCCGCTGAGGTTGAGAAAGTTGTTGCTCACATTCGTAAACTGAAAGTGTCATCTGCTGCAGTG ATTCCAAATGATCTGGAAGTGGGATATGTTCCTTTGAGCATGGGTGGAGCATATCCTGGTCTCTACCTCTTCACATCCCCCGCAAGATTTGTTCGCCCAGTGAGAAATATATCAATTCCTTCCAATGGAAATGAAAATATTGAACTTATTGGTCCATTTGAACAG GTTTATATGGAGATACGATGTCCTGACGGTGGAGATGGTGGAAGAAAAAGTCCATTTCCTGCAACTCACGAAGAAATCCATCCAACAGGAATGTTAAGTGTAGTTGCTAATCTTACACCTTGGTCAGATCATAATCAGAGCCCACGAAATATGTATCAGTGTCAG ATGGCAAAGCAAACGATGgcattttcttcacaaacaattCAACATCGTGCAGATCAAAAGTTGTACCATCTTCAG ACTCCTCAGTCTCCCCTCGTTCGCACAAGTGCATATACTGAATACAATATTGATGAATATCCATCAGGCACAAATGCTATAGTTGCAGTTCTGGCATATACAGG ATACGATATGGAGGATGCCATGATTCTAAACAAGTCATCTGTGGAACGTGGAATGTTTCATGGACAAATATATCAG ACAGAAACTATTGACTTGGCAGGACAAGGCCCTGTGGCAGAACGATCTTCAAGAGTATTCAGAAAAAGTAACCTAGAAAAAACATCTTGTCCCTCGATTGGTTCAGATGGACTTCCACATGTTGGTCAG ATGATTCACCCAGATGAGCCCTATTGTAGTAGTTACAATGAAGTAACAAATAAAACATTTGTCTTCAAAAAAAAGGGTACTGAACCTGCTTACATTGACTATGTCGCTGTTGACACGAAAAATAAGAAGCATATAAGGAAG GCTAACATACGTTTTCGATATCCTCGAAACCCTGTTATTGGCGACAAATTTAGCAGTAGACATGGGCAGAAAGGTGTTTGCTCTCAGTTGTGGCCAGACATTGACATGCCATTTTCTGGAAATACAGGAATGCGCCCAGATCTCATTATAAATCCTCATGCATTTCCTTCTAGAATGACAATTGCTATGCTTTTGGAATCTGTTGCGGCTAAG GGAGGAAGTTTACATGGAAAATTTAAAGATGCAACTCCATTTCGTAGTTCAGTGGAGTCTGGATCCAAGTCTGCTTCAGTTGTCGATGAGCTTGGTGATATGTTAAAAGAGAAGGGATTTAATTACCATGGATGTGAGGTTCTGTACAGTGGGGTCTATGGAACAGAACTGACGTGTGAAATATTTATTGGGCCTGTTTATTATCAACGGCTCCGTCACATGGTTTCAGATAAATACCAA GTTCGATCAACCGGCACTGTCGACCAGGTCACCCGACAGCCAATAAAAGGACGAAAGCGTGGTGGAGGGATACGATTTGGAGAAATGGAACGCGATTCTCTACTAGCACACGGGGCTGCATATCTTCTTCATGATAGGCTGCACACTGGTTCCGATTATCACATTGCTGACGTGTGTTCCATTTGTGGGAGCATGCTCTCGACAACATTTATCCAGGCTCAAAAACCGACAGTGCGGGAGATTGGTGGGCTACCACCGCGAAGAGCTCCGAGTAAGGTCACTTGCCATGCTTGTCAAACCAGTAAAGGCATGGAGACAGTCGCCATGCCTTATATATTTAGATATTTAGCAGCAGAGTTAGCAGCAATGAACATTAAAATGACTCTGAAGCTTAATCATGGCGCTAACCACTCTGATACAAGTGTTTAA